A genomic region of Rhipicephalus sanguineus isolate Rsan-2018 chromosome 3, BIME_Rsan_1.4, whole genome shotgun sequence contains the following coding sequences:
- the LOC119387042 gene encoding sodium-coupled monocarboxylate transporter 1 isoform X2, producing MVMHSSASGPFVGIYLLALAFPWANTKGVVVSASLTTAFQLWVMTGKLFNGVRPPAMEVTLDHCPGNATMLAATFASKMAAAATASKRDIFPLYRLSSYWSGLMASLMTVAIGLAVSIATGGNKNTAKHIPLTSEVFLQLWGRTKMLKVPEEEKAQKEPLKVLNISELEAPSFA from the exons ATGGTTATGCATAGCAGCGCTTCAGGACCATTCGTCGGCATCTATCTGCTGGCGCTGGCATTTCCATGGGCCAATACGAAG GGCGTGGTGGTGTCTGCGTCTCTGACTACGGCTTTCCAGCTGTGGGTGATGACGGGCAAACTGTTCAACGGCGTCCGACCACCTGCCATGGAGGTGACGCTCGACCATTGTCCCGGGAACGCTACCATGCTGGCCGCCACCTTCGCATCTAAGATGGCAGCCGCTGCAACCGCCAG CAAGCGTGACATCTTCCCGCTCTACCGGCTGTCTAGCTATTGGAGCGGCCTCATGGCTTCCCTGATGACTGTCGCCATTGGACTCGCCGTCAGCATCGCCACAG GAGGCAACAAGAACACTGCGAAACACATTCCCCTCACGAGTGAGGTCTTCCTGCAGCTCTGGGGCAGGACGAAAATGCTGAAG GTACCGGAAGAGGAAAAAGCGCAAAAAGAGCCCCTCAAAGTCCTGAACATCTCAGAGTTGGAGGCCCCTTCTTTCGCGTAG
- the LOC119385793 gene encoding uncharacterized protein LOC119385793: MASSPLVSLVDPKEQCFDLKRNFGEYMLQHLRIHANSKWINGTTHEAVAYGELAEQVEAVWTALCRLGLQAGDRILLLSTSRLQLLPMFLGAASANIASMYVSPGYGLDVLADAVRPLSLAALCCEPCWVQEAVKLHRMLPSLKTIIVLDEVADKRDGASDCVITWSELLKKGRTVNGTHRSSIEYREQHICYMTSTSGTTGKAKVVVHTHESVLANVQSNSHPAYMTLNTDDVVLATTSLGHVYALFDVVCKAIVQGASAAFVETADDVLEALHTHKVTALSTTPYTARCILENEKRKDYDLSCLKHLTSATASINEDVAKALFEELNLKSFTQLYGQSEIPFVTAGLYSAPCRFKSIGRLGMGVEAMVRDVETGKPLGPWEQGELVVRSPGLMLAYWGRLHEPATDSQGWYSTGDQCYYDEDGWLYLVQRMSDFFCCRGAKVSPVLVEKVLHKCSTVHDCAVVGLPHHEAGHVAHAVIVRKPEASTLGAAHFTRFVEGSSYLQQNLGERSVKQRKAWPG, encoded by the exons atggcatcttCGCCGCTCGTGAGCCTCGTTGATCCGAAGGAACAGTGCTTCGACTTGAAAAGAAACTTCGGGGAGTACATGCTGCAACATCTGCGCATCCATGCCAACTCTAAATGG ATCAACGGCACAACCCACGAAGCTGTGGCCTACGGTGAACTAGCTGAGCAGGTGGAGGCTGTGTGGACGGCGCTCTGCCGACTGGGTCTACAGGCTGGAGACAGGATCCTACTCCTCAGCACCAGCCGATTACAGCTGCTGCCCATGTTCCTGGGTGCAGCAAGCGCCAATATAGCGTCTATGTACGTGAGTCCAGGCTATGGACTAG ATGTCCTCGCCGATGCGGTGCGGCCCCTGTCCTTAGCGGCCCTCTGCTGTGAACCATGTTGGGTTCAGGAAGCCGTCAAGCTACATCGTATGCTACCTTCTCTTAAG ACTATCATAGTGCTCGATGAAGTGGCAGACAAACGGGACGGTGCGTCCGACTGCGTAATCACCTGGAGCGAGCTGCTGAAGAAGGGGCGCACAGTGAACGGAACACATCGTTCTTCGATCGAGTACCGGGAACAACATATCTGCTACATGACGTCAACGAGTGGTACGACCGGCAAGGCTAAAGTGGTCGTGCACACGCACGAATCTGTTCTAGCTAACGTCCAGTCAAACAG CCATCCTGCTTACATGACGCTGAACACAGATGACGTGGTGCTCGCCACCACTTCTCTGGGTCACGTGTACGCGCTCTTCGACGTTGTCTGCAAGGCCATTGTACAGGGAGCGTCGGCTGCCTTTGTTGAGACCGCTGACGATGTGCTCGAGGCGCTACACACGCACAAG GTCACTGCCTTGAGCACGACACCTTACACGGCACGGTGCATACTGGAAAACGAGAAGCGCAAGGACTACGACCTCAGCTGCCTAAAACATCTCACGAGCGCGACCGCCAGCATTAACGAGGACGTGGCAAAGGCACTCTTCGAGGAACTAAATCTCAAGTCGTTTACTCAGC TGTACGGCCAGTCGGAGATTCCCTTCGTCACGGCGGGCCTTTACAGCGCACCATGCCGTTTTAAGTCGATAGGCCGCTTGGGCATGGGTGTCGAAGCAATG GTGAGAGACGTCGAGACGGGCAAGCCCCTCGGACCGTGGGAACAAGGCGAGCTCGTGGTTCGAAGTCCGGGTCTGATGCTCGCGTACTGGGGTAGGTTGCACGAGCCCGCCACTGACAGCCAAGGCTGGTACAGCACAG GCGACCAATGCTACTACGACGAAGATGGTTGGCTGTATCTGGTGCAACGGATGAGCGACTTCTTTTGCTGTCGCGGTGCGAAGGTCTCGCCAGTGCTAGTGGAGAAAGTGCTGCACAAATGTTCGACAGTGCACGATTGCGCCGTCGTCGGACTTCCGCACCACGAGGCCGGCCACGTGGCACACGCCGTCATTGTGCGAAAGCCAGAAGCAAGCACATTGGGAGCTGCACACTTCACGCGATTCGTAGAAGGTTCGTCTTATCTCCAACAGAATTTGGGCGAGCGTTCAGTGAAACAGAGAAAGGCGTGGCCTGGTTGA
- the LOC119387042 gene encoding sodium-dependent multivitamin transporter isoform X1 — MVMHSSASGPFVGIYLLALAFPWANTKGVVVSASLTTAFQLWVMTGKLFNGVRPPAMEVTLDHCPGNATMLAATFASKMAAAATASKRDIFPLYRLSSYWSGLMASLMTVAIGLAVSIATGGNKNTAKHIPLTSEVFLQLWGRTKMLKPAHDGWDYCTHATTDERELRTITANVERKEWMRPCSQQRGSPTESYSSRCSKNE; from the exons ATGGTTATGCATAGCAGCGCTTCAGGACCATTCGTCGGCATCTATCTGCTGGCGCTGGCATTTCCATGGGCCAATACGAAG GGCGTGGTGGTGTCTGCGTCTCTGACTACGGCTTTCCAGCTGTGGGTGATGACGGGCAAACTGTTCAACGGCGTCCGACCACCTGCCATGGAGGTGACGCTCGACCATTGTCCCGGGAACGCTACCATGCTGGCCGCCACCTTCGCATCTAAGATGGCAGCCGCTGCAACCGCCAG CAAGCGTGACATCTTCCCGCTCTACCGGCTGTCTAGCTATTGGAGCGGCCTCATGGCTTCCCTGATGACTGTCGCCATTGGACTCGCCGTCAGCATCGCCACAG GAGGCAACAAGAACACTGCGAAACACATTCCCCTCACGAGTGAGGTCTTCCTGCAGCTCTGGGGCAGGACGAAAATGCTGAAG CCTGCTCACGATGGCTGGGACTACTGCACTCACGCCACCACCGATGAGCGTGAACTGCGAACCATAACGGCGAACGTAGAGAGAAAAGAATGGATGAGACCATGCAGCCAACAGCGGGGTTCTCCAACAGAATCTTACTCTTCGCGCTGTTCGAAAAACGAATAA